ATTGGTTCTGGATTCACATCATTTTTCATTTTGATGATTAAGCCTTCTAAGCCTTCTCTTGCCCCTAAGTAGTGACCAAAGAATGAACTTGTGATTGCTAAGAATGCAACCAATGGACCTAAATATGAAATGAACGGATTATCAAATTTGTTTGCCAAGAATGATAAAATACTGATGTTTTGTTGTTTTGCTAACACTAACTCTTCTGGTGTTAAAGTTAAAACACAGCTGAATACGAATAACATTACGAAGACTAACAACATAGTTGCAGTGCCTTTTAATGTTTTACTTGCGTGTTTTTCAGCTAATTCAAATTCTTTATATTCTCTTTGTTGAGATTGTGAGAAAGATGAAATTGCAGGTGAGTGGTTGAAAGAGAACACTAACACAGGAATGGTAATCCATAATGTGGTAATGAATTCACCCATTGTTGGCATTTCGCTTAACATTGAGCCATTCCATTGTGGGATTAAGTAAAGTGATAAACCAAATAGAATCGCCACTAATGGGAACACTAACATTTCAGTAATTTTTAACATTACTTTCTCGTTCATCAACATAATAGAAATTAAGCCACCAATAAGTACTAATGAAAGAATAACACGGTTTGGTGATACCATTCCTAATTGGTGAACGATGAAAGAATCTACGGTGTTAGTAATACCATTTCCATAAATCAATAGGATTGGGAAAATCGCAAAAAAGTAGAGAAGCGTAATCAATTTACCTGCTGTTTTACCAAAATGTTCTTCAACCACCTCAGTAATATCACTACCTGGTTTACTTGAAGATAATACAAAACGAGATAAACCTCTGTGAGCAAAGTAAGTCATTGGACCAACTAAGATCGCCATCACCACAAGTGTCCAAAAGCCCGCTCTACCTGCGTTAATAGGTAAAAATAATACCCCCGCCCCAACAGCAGTTCCGAATAAATTGACTACCCAAGCGGCGTCAAATTTATTCCAACCTTTTACTTTAGAATTTTCAGAACTCATTGTAATTTCTCCTTGATGAGTATTTGTGAATATAAAAAATGAAAATGTAACCTGAATTCGGTCACGCGTATCATAATGATAAATCATTCATTCGCAATCAAAAAATAGTGTAAGATTATTATTATGTGAACAAGATCAAATTTTATGCCCCATACTATGTTGCAAAATGAAACGTTATGAAAAACAAACATTAAATTTGCATTAAAAATGTATAAAAAAAGATCTTGTTCTTAACAAAATTACAGTCAAATATAAACAAATTAGATTATATCGCATAACATATAAGTAATTCTAATGATACTTTGATTTTGTATGAAAAATTAACCTAATTATTTGATTTTAATTTATTTTTTGCAAAATTTAATAAAAAAATGACCGCTTATTATACTGGATTACATTAAACTGACTAGCTGTGGATCTTTTTTACTCAAATAATGCATCGTTTCAATTTTTCTGACAGTTTGAGAACGACCACGAATCAGTAATGTTTCTGTTGTAGCAAGATCGCCACTTCTCTTGACACCTTTTAATAATGATCCTGAGGTTATGCCTGTCGCTGAAAAAATGATGTTATCATCTCTGACCAACTCTTCTAGTTTCAGTACTCTATTAACGGGAACATTCATTTGTTTACAACGATTTGCTTCTTGTTGGGCTAATTCCACATTTTCAGGGGTATCGCCTTTTACTTTATCTCGTAAAATTAAGCGAGCTTGCATATCGCCACCTAAAGCACGAACAGCAGCCGCAGCAACGACACCTTCTGGTGCACCACCAATACCATACATAATGTCTATCTCAGAATTAGGTAAACAGCATTGAACAGCTGCAGCCACATCACCATCTGGGATCATCATAACGCGTAAACCTAATTGTTGCATTTCTTCAATAACCTGTTGATGACGAGGTTTAGCTAGAATTGCGATTGTTAATTGACTAAATACTTTGTTTTTCTTTTTTGCTATTCGCTTAATATTTTCACTAAGTGGTAAGTTGAGATCAATTATCCCTTTTTCTACACCTCCGACAACTAATTTTTCCATATACATATCAGGTGCTTTTAAGAAAGAGTTTTTACCTCCAGCGGCAAGAACGGAAATTGCATCAGCTTGTCCCATTGCAGTCATACGAGTACCATCAATTGGATCCACGGCAATTGTTATATCTGCTTCTTTAGAATAGAGTAATCCGACTCGTTCACCAATATATAGCATGGGTGCTTCATCGATTTCACCTTCTCCAATAATAATTTCTCCATTTATGGCAATTTGATTTAAAACTAATCGCATTGCTTTAACTGCAACATCATCAGCAGCGTGCTTATTGCCTCTTCCTATCCAAGAAAATGCACTTAAAGCAGCGGCTTCGGTGACTCGAGAAAACTCGATTGCTAATACTCTATTCATCTTTACTCCTTATAGTGTTTATAAATAAATGTTATTTTAACAGCATAATTAACATTTGCTTTGTTAAAATTTCGCCACTCAATGCTTTTTTTTGATTATTTACGAATTTTTAGCTGAAAAAAGTACCTAACTTTGGTACTATAAAAAAGTCAACCATTAAACAATTAGGGAAAAATTATGTCTATTGAAATACTTGATCAATTAGAAAATAAAGTAAGAGAAGCAGTTGAGACTATTCAATTATTACAACTTGAACTTGATGAGTTAAAAGGGAAAAATAATGAACTTACAACTCAAAAAGAAAATTTAAAACAAGAAAATGAGCAATTGAAAATGGAACAAGCAAACTTCCAAGATCGTTTACGTTCTTTGCTTGGTCAAATTGACAACATTTAATTGTTATTTAGAGAGACGGCTATTGATTAGCCGTTTTTTTATATTTAAAAATTATAGATGACATTATTATGGCTAAACTTTATTTTTACTATTCCTCAATGAACGCAGGAAAATCTACAACGTTATTACAATCTTCTTATAATTACCAAGAACGAGGAATGAACACCCTTGTTTATACCGCAGCGATTGATGATCGTTTTGGTGTGGGAAAAGTCTCATCACGTATTGGAATTTCACAAGAAGCATTACTATTTAACAGCGAATCTGATTTATTTTCAGAAATAGAGCAGTATGTTGCAAATAATCCGTTACATTGCGTTTTAATTGATGAAGCTCAATTCCTAAATAAAGAGCAAGTTTATCAACTTACCGAAGTCGTTGATAAACTTAATATTCCAGTATTATGCTATGGATTACGCACGGATTTTCAATCTGAATTATTTGAAGGTAGTCGCTATTTACTTTCTTGGGCTGACCAATTAAAAGAGCTAAAAACAATTTGCTATTGTGGTTCAAAAGCTAATTTTGTTATAAGAATGAATGAAAATGGTGAAGCAATCACACAAGGTGAACAAATCCAAATTGGAGGAAATGATACTTATTTAGCGGTTTGTCGTCGCCATTATAAAGAAAAAACAAATAAATAAGTCTTAAATCTTAATTTAGAAGAGTAGAGCAAAGGTAAATTTTTATCTTTGCTTTTTTATTATATAAATTAAACAGCTGAAATTTTGGTAACGACCATTATCTAACTCATTTATTTAATAAAATATTTCTAACTGAGTAAACTTATAGCGAGCCGTTGTTAGCTCACTTTTAATTTACTGTGTAGATTTCTTATTGAGAATAGATATAAATACAGATATAAAAAAGCCTTGAAATTATCAAGGCTTTTAAATTT
This DNA window, taken from Phocoenobacter uteri, encodes the following:
- a CDS encoding HAAAP family serine/threonine permease encodes the protein MSSENSKVKGWNKFDAAWVVNLFGTAVGAGVLFLPINAGRAGFWTLVVMAILVGPMTYFAHRGLSRFVLSSSKPGSDITEVVEEHFGKTAGKLITLLYFFAIFPILLIYGNGITNTVDSFIVHQLGMVSPNRVILSLVLIGGLISIMLMNEKVMLKITEMLVFPLVAILFGLSLYLIPQWNGSMLSEMPTMGEFITTLWITIPVLVFSFNHSPAISSFSQSQQREYKEFELAEKHASKTLKGTATMLLVFVMLFVFSCVLTLTPEELVLAKQQNISILSFLANKFDNPFISYLGPLVAFLAITSSFFGHYLGAREGLEGLIIKMKNDVNPEPINRKKLNKVTAVVFLLVLWGVAVINPSILGLIESLGGPIIAMILFIMPMYAIAKVPAMKRYEGQLSNIFVTVMGLIAISAVVYGLF
- the glpX gene encoding class II fructose-bisphosphatase, coding for MNRVLAIEFSRVTEAAALSAFSWIGRGNKHAADDVAVKAMRLVLNQIAINGEIIIGEGEIDEAPMLYIGERVGLLYSKEADITIAVDPIDGTRMTAMGQADAISVLAAGGKNSFLKAPDMYMEKLVVGGVEKGIIDLNLPLSENIKRIAKKKNKVFSQLTIAILAKPRHQQVIEEMQQLGLRVMMIPDGDVAAAVQCCLPNSEIDIMYGIGGAPEGVVAAAAVRALGGDMQARLILRDKVKGDTPENVELAQQEANRCKQMNVPVNRVLKLEELVRDDNIIFSATGITSGSLLKGVKRSGDLATTETLLIRGRSQTVRKIETMHYLSKKDPQLVSLM
- a CDS encoding cell division protein ZapB codes for the protein MSIEILDQLENKVREAVETIQLLQLELDELKGKNNELTTQKENLKQENEQLKMEQANFQDRLRSLLGQIDNI
- a CDS encoding thymidine kinase — translated: MAKLYFYYSSMNAGKSTTLLQSSYNYQERGMNTLVYTAAIDDRFGVGKVSSRIGISQEALLFNSESDLFSEIEQYVANNPLHCVLIDEAQFLNKEQVYQLTEVVDKLNIPVLCYGLRTDFQSELFEGSRYLLSWADQLKELKTICYCGSKANFVIRMNENGEAITQGEQIQIGGNDTYLAVCRRHYKEKTNK